The window TCAGTctgttttattacaaaaaattgGCCACGTTTAAATATAAACGAAGAAGACTTCACCTGAGACTCAGCGGTGATAATAAACTGGTTAAGCTCGGAGAGGGTCATTGGTTCAATCTTCTGGGCATGAACCACCTTTGAAGTAGATTCTCCTGGGACTGCTCCATGACCTGGTAAGCTGAAAGGAGAAGGAAAGCAAATACATTCACCAAATGAGGAAATTAAGAGTTGCTCTACTTGCAATATCAAAAACTTGAGTCACTCTAAATAGAATCATGAGACGTACGTGTCAAACAGTTTTTTTCCAGCAGCTGTCTCAGAGTCAAAGTAGAGATGTGTGGAGGAAGTAGCATTCAAAAATAAACGACCTGACAAAGAGCCAAAAAAAAGGAGATATCAAGTCCAAAACAAATAGAGTCTGCCATGCATCTGACGATTATATGTATGAATGCATAAAAAACGCCTACCCCCAACTATCTTAGGATTCACGCCCGTAGCAATTATGACTTTCGGCTCTCTCCCATAGCTGTCAAATTTGGTGTGAAACGCAAGCGCCAATGAGTCAAACATACTCACACAAACGTTCTCACCACTGCAAAGAAAAATTAGTGTACAGTCAATTGAAGTTATTCGTTCAAACATCCCTTAAAACAAccattatgttaaaaaaaataaacctttCAAGACGCAGAGTGAGCATCACACGCTGTGCACCTGCTATACGGTCCGTGATTGTGCTTCTGATCGCACTCAATTCACCAATTATGTCTAACAAACAATTAAGAGGGCAACGTTAGCACATGCTAtaacacaacaaaacaaaaatactcaGCATAAAAATACATACCAGGAAGTTGTTTCCCAGTGTTTGCGAGCTCAAGTAACCGACCATATGGCATGAATCGGAAAAGCTCCGTAGGTATGGGCCTAGCAGACGCCGTTATCTTCTCAAGAGAGGTTCCTTCATTGAACCGAATCGAGAAAGGAGCATCACACAAACGGAAATTAGTGTTGCTGCGTGTGACGTCAAATCCGGTTAACGTGTACAGAGAGCCCTCGCTGAGACGTTTCCTGAACCTAAGCTGACGGTTCGCACTAACAGATCCTTGCGTAAGCGTTGACTGTCATTTAGGAGAAATTAAAACATTAAGAGAATGGCTATGGAACAATCGCTAAAAGATGAAAACTTCTTTCATTTAGGAGAAATTAAAACGTTAAGAAGAAATCGCTAATGCGTCACAGATAACCTAGATCATCTTATAGCTATCGATCAATCACTTAAAGAAGAAAACTTTACAGAATATGAGCAATCCCTAGAAGCGTAAAACTTATCAGAATATTAGCGGAGTAAACTGTAAATCAGATTATGAAAAGAGGCTTACATTCTCATCGACAAAGAGCATGTCAACACTCATCAATTCACCACCTTTTCTCACATTTCTCGCCTCCCAGTATCGGAGTAAGCGAACCTCCGCGACGTTCGAGCACCGTCCTGCATTCAGATCGGCAAGAAGGACTTGGGGATTCGCCATTGTAATAACCGGAAATTGAACAGAGTGATCTTCTGGTTCTCGTCGAAGCTGTGCTGCTCATGTCTGGATGAAGAGGTATTTATACCCGAAGCTCTGCTGAGTTTCTCAGGGAAGCGAAGGCGTCGGATTGAATGCTGAGAAGTGGGGAAATCGCGATTTAACACGAAGTAAAGAAGAGCAAAGCGAAACGTTGTAACGCCCATGGCGTCATCATCGACTCTCATCTGCATTGGCGGCGGTAAGAAGGAAAGACCTAGAGGAAGAGGCGAGTCCGGGCCTGGAGGATTAATGTTTTGTGATGGGCCTCAAATTAAAACACAAAATCCAATTAAGTTAACAAAACCCAATCGTAAATTTTATCCAGTGAGAAGACGACACATGTCATTTTTCCCCCCAAGGAGATAAAAAAGCTGACTTTATTGGTATAGATTAGCCAATGCTGAAATTTGCATTTTTTATGCTGAAATttgcatttttttaattaaaaaatgctGAAATTTGCAAAAATTGAACTAcagtaaaaaaaacatatgggCTTAGCTTCTAGGGTCCAATAAGTTAAATTTAACGTACTAGCTAGGTGGTCCATGGAATAGAATCCCGGTTGCTGGCTTCGCTCCCATCTTCTTAAAGGGTGCAGGATTGAGAAGCGGGAACAGGATATTCATCTCCAATTCATCCAACACTTTGTTAGTTCCACGAGAAACTCTAGCTTCCTTTTTAAGCCCCATTGTAGTCATCTTGCTTCTACCTTTGATTCAGTGGTAAAATACTGGAGGCGTAAAGTGGAAGCTGCAGAAAAGCTTATAGCTAGCTCAGAAAGCCCTAAAATATCGTAGGCGTAAAGTATAGCAGGCAGTGGCGGACGGAGGTGATGAGGTACGGGGGCATGTGCCCCAATctaattttgaattttcttcAGTAATTGCTTATAGTTTAACAAATGCACCCTAACCCTATAACTATAATATAATGAAACAAAATGATGTGCCCCCATCTCAATATGATCCTGCATCCGCCCCTGATAGCAGGTTATATATACTTCCAATGTTTTCAAACCCGGTCCAAACAGTGAACTGGATAATTTTTTGTGTCATCGGGTTATTAGTTCGATCGCAGACCAATGTAACCgcatatttataaattaattattttttatataataaaataatagctattgaaaaatataaaagatattttgtgttttaaaaacattttgaaaaatagttaaattatgtctaatgtaaataataaaatttacatctaataaaaaaatatcaatacttAAAACAGATAAGTATTTAAATgtgtaatataaataattaaattaaattttgaatccaaaataaaacaaaagtaaaacatCAAATTGTAATAGATTATCGATAgagtaacaaaaataaactagaaTATAATACAGTAGGCTCTTTGTATATGAGATCTCCAATACACTAAAACTCAATATTACATAGAGATTTTGCTGTTTTGgcaaaaaatactattttgtgGTTTTAAGGAAAAATATGGGTTTCtaactttttgaaaaatatatatgatattatttGTTTGTCTAGACTTGGATCTAAATGTTTGTTTGAGTAATAATAAATTGATCATTTGTTATTTGgacatattcaatttttttctagATTTACACTGAATCTCGTTTTATGCTCATTTTAATACCAAAAAACACATCAACTTTCATGTATCCAGATGACCAAACAAACATGCCCTGTAATTGACGGAATCAAAACTCATATGCTGTATATGTCTAAATGGATTGCTTTTTCAGAAAAAAGAATATAACAAATATCATATCTGacataaagaaaagaagaacGGAGGTACGCAACAGCGTAAGCTCCTGTTCAAAGTATCTGTATGAATTATGGAGTATGCTTTTTGTCCAGGCATCGTAAAGCCAAAATgtacttttcttcttctttcttgtaCCTAAAAGGAAAGAGGACAAAcaagatatttatttataccACGTGATTCGATCGTATTATGTATTCAATACATATAAaagttaatataattttttcccttaagaaaagaaaaactacaTAGCCGTGATGTTCTTCAGCTCTGATCACCCTAAACACGAATTTGAAGAATCTCAGCAATGCAAATCTAGAGATGCAATTTGCTATCTTTGTAAAAATAAGGTTTCTTTGGTGGAGGATGAGTCGAATGCATTTTACTGTTGTCAAGGATGTGGATCCAATTTTCACAAGGATTGTCTCACGGTAACTTATCCAAAGTGCCATGAGCATACACTAACCTTCATTCGTCGGAAGATTCCCTTCCCTTGTGATGTTTGCGGGCAAGAGTTTCCCGATGAGATGTACGGATGTTTACAGTGCGATTTCTTTGTAAATAGACATTGTATATACCTACCAAGGGTTATAAAGATCACACGTCACTCGCACCGTCTCTCTCACGTTCTCCGCATCTCTGATGGCGACAACGTTTGTGGAATTTGTCGGTCTCTAGTTGATGTTGGGTATGGAGGATATTCTTGTATTGACAAGACATGCAATTATGTTGCACATTTTCATTGTATTATTCGCTTCAATGTGTGGGATGGCAAAGATGTTGAAGGAGAAGAGGTTGCTGCCTCTGAAGCTGATGATGTTGCGCCCTTGTTGTTGGTGGAGGATATAGATGGTGAATCAACATGGCGTCATTTTAGCCATGACCATGACCTATTGAGAGTAGTCGAAGAGCAAGAAAGTGAGGAGTTATGTCAAGCATGCATACTTCCCACTTATAAAACCGGTAAGTTCTTGCGCTGCAAGGAGTGCGACTTTGCTCTCCACGAAACGTGCGCCTGTCTTCCTCGGAAGATGGCGCACGGGTTACATGTCCATCCCGTAACTCTACATGTCGAAACCGGGGATGGATTCTTCATTTGTTCTGTGTGCAACCAATACTCTTGTGGACTCATGTCGTACAAATGCAACCAAAAAGATTGTGGATTCAAAATGGACGTAAGGTGTGCTTCTTTCGTCGAGCCATTCAACCATACTGCTCTCCCACATGATCCATTCTATCTGGGAGTAGACTTTAACGAATACATTTACCGGTGTTACGGTTGCAGGCAACGTTCAAGGTTCACAGCAAGATGTGTCCAAGGCAGCATCGACTTTGACTTCAAATGCCTGAATTTACCAGGACTGATTAAATACAAGTGTGACGACCATCCACTCACCTTATACTATGATCATAGAGGTCATAACAGTGGGTGGTGTGAGATATGTGAAGAAATTATAGAGAAAGGACGAATTATCTACACCTGCCGCCATTGCTTCACCACTCTACATGTTGACTGCATCTTAGGGAAATACCCTTATTTGAAATGTGGCCATAAGATCAAAGTGAATGGTTTCGAGGTCGAGATTGCTTCAAACAATGGTGCTTCTCGCCCAATTTGTCAAACCTGTCACCGTATTTGCCAAGACAAACACGTTTTCAATGGAAAAGATCAAGTATGCTTCTGTTCTGTCGAGTGTATTCCTTCCCAAGCTTGTTCTTAGATTCAAAATAAAATGTCTAAAATGATCGATTATAATATACTGTGTGgagtaaataaaattatgtttatgcTAGGACATGGCAAAACCAGTTTAATCATATGTAATAATTCTCCTTGTAATCAtatgtaacaaaaataaaataaaaaatccttGTTAATAAAGGGACTCTATCTTAAGAATCATTAAACCAAATAACTTTTATAGGGATAGCTCATCAAGAAATCATCAAACCTTAAGAAAATAGATTATACGTTCGCttagtttatattaaatttcCGATCGAAAACATTACTTCAAAACTGCAATGTATCAAAGTTAAGACTGAGCCCCTAACATAGAAACACTCTAACGTGCAGTTCATAAGAAAGGCAGTTTTGACATTGTAAACGAAGAGAGGAGTACCCGTAGGTGCACGTAGGGTTCAACACAGCTAGCCAAGCATGTTCATGTATCATGGTCGCCTATATTTGTTGACCTTCAAGAACACACCGTTGCATGTTATCCAAGTATCCAAGTATCTGATACGAtccttttgttttaaaagtttggtttaaatacttgcaACATCTTATAGCATAATTAAGATTTGTCACCCGTCTCAAACGCAAAAGCTGCAAAATCTTCTTTTGTCGTTGGGGGTCAATGGCATTGATACGGAGATTGGAGACTATTTGTAAAGACTCTTTATGGCTAAGAGGGTTTGCGAGTAGTTAGCGAAGTATTATACTAGTATTGTGGACAAGTAGTCGTATACAGAACTACAGAAGAATCTAAGGATAAGGAGAAGCAATGACGTACACTTGCATCAGTCTAGTACAAAGAGAGTTGTACGTAAGTAAAATTCGCATAAAAGAAATAGTTTAACGTATATTCCCATTCCCCAGGCCATGACTTTGTCAGGGTCCACTTTTCTACAAAAAGGTTTatgaacatttttaaaaaataaaaatagaaaaaataccGAACACACAACTCTGAATTTTCTCCATTTTTATAGACTTTTCTTGGTTCATTCACCCAAATATAATCTCTAACGCCTTGTTCCGTAATTAAATGATCTCAACTATCTCTCAttgattaattattaaatatataaaagatcgGTTCCTTTGCTCTCCACTACTAGTGAGATCGATtcctgaagaaaaaaaaaagaaggatgggGAGATTGTTCTTGGTGGAACTGGAAGGCAAGTCCTACTGTTGTCGTCACTGCAAAACTGACATCGCACTCTGCGATGATGTCGTCTCTAAGGTTTTTGATTTCTTTAGGTTTATCTCTGATCATATCATACGATTGCAATTTGATGATTACACATTCAGATGTTCTAAATTTGATTGTAGAGAATCTAACTGTTGATGATTGCATAGCATCGATTGtgcctttcttttttttttttcttaattgaaTCTCCATGATCAAAATGCTCTAAGATTCTCTAAGCTGTGTGGATTTGATTACTTAATTTCTAAGTGATTATGATTCACTTCACACATTGTTAAACTCTTTAAAAAGATTTGCAATGTCTTTGCGTTTTGTTGTGTATAGAGGAGGATACTGACAACTTGTATTGTTGTTatctttggtttttttttaacagtcTTTTCAATCACGCCATGGGAAAGCTTACCTCTTCAGTAAGGTGTAAGTTAATCTACAAATGGCCAAAGCTCGATATGAATAGTTTTATGCACGTTAACTAGTAGTCCTTGGGGATTTTGTGTGGGGACAGAGCGAATGTGTATGCTGGGAAGAAGGAAGATAGGATGATGATGACTGGAATGCACACTGTGGTTGATATCTACTGCGTCAAATGCGGCTCTTATGTTGGATGGAGATATGTAAGAAGAAAAACatccaatgttttttttttttttttttttggcacttGCTTTTGCTAATctaatgttttgtttgtttttaaggAGTTTGCTTTTGAGAAGAGCCAAAAGTACAAGGAAGGCAAATCTGTTCTCGAAAGGTAAAGTACATTGATTCATCTCGGTCACAGGTTTTGTCTtaacaaattgtttttttttttttagttgagACGATAAATGTGTTTGACAGGTACAAGGTTTGGGGTCCGGATGGGAACAATTACTGGGTGGCTCAAGAAGTTGAAGCTGGAGATAGTGATACTGATGATTGATTGATGATATAAGAAGCTTCATCTCAAATAACTCATTATCTGATTTGTACATTCTCTCTTCCTCTTTCATCTCTTCTATCATTCTTTTCAATCTCTTTTTTCTGAACCATCCATCTTCCATTAGTACACCTTCAAAGATCAAATGTTTGTGTTGCAACCACTTGTAGAACACATACATTATCTTATTTATCAAAGCTTTAACTTCGTTTCCAAAGTTCTTTACTACATTAAGACGGAGCAGTGTACATTGCTGTTTAGAAATCAAATTCAGTTCCAAGCCTTACAGAGTTTACCAAATCATAGTGGAACTACAGAACACAAGTTGGACTAACAGACAGgacgaaagaaaaaaaaaaacttgtcttTTCCATTAATTAATCAGTGTTATAAATGTTGTATCACAAAAGATGTAAAGaatcgaccaaaaaaaaaggaagctaCATCGAAGTTACTCTTAGAACAACCTATGACAAAAGCTGTAGAAGATtcgtaaacaaaaattaaagaaGGAAACAAAACCACTTATTGCTTATGGGTACTCTGATCCTTTGGTGTTGCCTTTACACATCCTTTTGCTTCTGGTCCAGCAAAAGGAACTTTGCCTTGTGTGTTTTACCTGCAAGGacctaacaaataaaaattgaagAGGTTTCTTTAACTTCATTTGCTTCGTTTCTTGGCTTCACTGTAGAGGATAACTCCAATGACCGTTAGCGAGTAGCCTAACATTCCAGTCACTGAGACAGGATTCTTGAATATTAAAATCGATACCACCACTGCTACTGCTCCTTTGGCGTTTCCTAGCACCTGCCATAGAGAAGGTTCATGAAACCACTTATTAACTTTTAGAGAAGAAGTGGTAATTAATGTATAGAAGAAGATGAGTTGTTTTACCTGGAGAGTCAAAGCGCTGGTGTGTTTTGTGACTAAGAAGTTAGTCAAGTTCACGAAATAAGCAAGCGCCGAATTAAATAGCAGATACCAAACGATTCTGAAATCGTCTCTGGCGAGTGCAATTGTAATGCCAACGACGTTCTTCTCCATGATAAGGGTAGCAGGAAGAAGGAACACAACAGCTATGGGAGCCATGTAGAGGAGTAGATTCATGGAGTTTAGCTTCTCCcttcaaaacaaaattatattttcagcaGCACTCTTAGCAAATACAGACTTTCAGAAATATAAAACCTTAAGCTGGTAAATCTCCAAAAGATTCTATTTATCACTTACCCTTCTGAAGATAGCAAAATCCCTTGAAGAACTGATTTAAGTGCTCTCGCAGCTGTGGCTGCAACGCACATTATGAATCCAAACAGGTGGAAACTTGGTTCACTCTGACCGAATCacgaaaacaaagagaaaaaaatcagaTACAGAGTCAATTCAATACACAGATAGCAAAACTTTGTCTGCAATCAAATAGATGCAAAAGTAATCATACTCTTCACATACATATAAGAACAACTTCTCTTCCAAGTAAAAAACTTTTGCAGATAATATAAAGCTTATATTGTTTAAGTGACTGAGATAAAGTAAGTAAGTCATCAAAAATCAAAAGCCTCAAGCTCAGAGCAATGCAAGTCTTTGTTTACATAATTGTTACCCTTCCTAAGATTTCTATCAACATTCACATACAAAACTGAATCAATCAAATGCCATGCCTCTACATTCACATCACCATCTCCCTAAAGCTAGTGACTTCCTCAGCCACACAACTACACATTTCAATCTCAATACTCATAAGTCAAATCAAAATACAAACGCAAGAGCTCATTTTTGAAGTAACTAAGTTAAAGGCAGCTTCGAGCTCAGAGGAATACAAgaataaatatacataaatgTTACCCTACCCAAGATTCCTATCAACATTCACATACCAAACCAAATCAATCAAATGCCACGCCTCTACAATTCACATCACCATCTCCCTAAAGCTAGTAACTTCATCAGCCACATAACAACACATTTCACCTCACACACTACACATTGCACAGATTATAAAGTTCATAACTTTATACTGTGACGTCACTGAGATGAAAGTAAGGAAGCTATAAAAAAACTCAGAAACTTCAAACTCAGAGCAatgcaataatatatataaacacaaatGTTACCCTACCCAAGACTCCTATCAACATTCACATACAAAACCGAATCAATCAGATAACTTCATCAGCCACATAACAACACATTTCAATAACTCAACAACActcatcaaaatcaaaaaacaCAAACTTACCCCACTAGCAATAACAACACCAGTAACAACGGGCACGAGCGTCACATAAGTCAACCACGCCTCCTTCTTCAACGTAATCAAATACGCAAACACGGCCGTGAAAAACGGCGTCGTGGCGCCGATGGCCTGGTTAAACGAGACCGGAAGAAACCTCAGCGAAATGTTTCCGAACACCACGGAGACGCAGAAGACGAGGCTCAGCGCCGCGATCTTGAGGAACTGGACGCGGGACCTGATCGTCTGCATAGGGACCATCTTCATCCACGCGATGGCCACGTAGCTGAGGAGCGAGCACGCCGTCATGTGGCACATGGTGAGGAAGATCGGGTACTTGAACCCGTAGTTGCTGAGGAGGTACTTGTTTAGTAGTAGCACTCCGATGTTGGACGAGTACCACGACGCCACGATCCCGATCGTGAAGAATCGGCCGTTGGCCGCCATCTTCATCGGATTTTGGGAAGTCTACACTTCGATCTGATTCGATTTGGGGATTCTTATGAGGGGATTGATCGAATCGGGGAGAATGGTGGAATCGAGATTTGGAGAAAGTTGCGATTGGTGAAGAAGGAGGAAAGGTCGTCTAATcagagttttttttctttttttgggggCTAAAAGCTTCAACAATGCGTTATGtattgttttttcttctctttttaatGCGTTTATGTAAGTTTCCCtaagtttaaatttaattattcagTAAATTGCATTTATAAGACTACTTTTTAACTGTTTTGTTGTGGGACACTCgtaattgatttaattaatcGAATAATAATCAAAAGTGGTAAATTAACATCTGACTTGCCTGTTTTTGACTTCTAAATTGTAAGAGCAAGATTAATGAAATTCTGAAGGTGGAGTTCTTATATTCCGTCAAAagctttattttaaaaactctcATTAATCATGATCTAACCTTCTTCGTAGTAATATGAACATTACCGGTTTTCTGTTTGGTTTAATTTACTgcgttttatgttttttttttgtgacagcACTGCGTTTTATGTAATTATGAAGTTGAATGTAGTTTCGAACCCATAAAAGTTGTAATGATCATCACATGCACCAATAAATAATTAggtgaaaaaaaaatccaaatgaTTTAAATAGGTAAAGATAAGGGCAAGCAAAATAAGATAGTTACATACTTAAACAGCCAGGTTGTTGAAATGTAATTGTCACATTTGTTACAATGATTCAAATATGGCTTCTGTTTGTAGTAAAATAGGAGTATATGCTAATTTTTATACGACTTTGTGGTCAGtagataattttgtttattatatgGATACTGTCTCATAATCACAGATCACGGGATTTGGGATCGTGAAGTGGATTATCAGTTCATGACCATGCACGGGCACGATCTTGTTGACTTAGCGCAACGTGCTGAATCTTATTATAAGGAACACTACCAACCGACAATAAAGTCATCCCTTAAGATAAGTCACCTAACTAGAGCTCCTTCAGACAGGTCCTGTTAATTAACCGGTTATGAAATAGTTAGGACTTGGGACCTACGTCCTTGAATCCAACTCTCAGGCTCTAGCTGTCCATTTCTTGAAACTTAAGCCTATGAACCATACGCTTAATTTTGCACAAAACTAGCATAAACGTAAGAGGTAGATCCGCTCATGTTTCTCACATATTATATTAGAATCATTAGACTTTAACTCATAGTAGACTAATGCAATTATCAAACCAAGGAAACCAACCAAAAGAATATAAGACACACCGAACTCAGTTAAACTCCTTTGAGCTTTTATTTAACCCACAAAACagttgtttgttttttctttaaaaccGGCAAAATTCAAGAAGGTTCATCTTAACAATGAACCCAAGTTAAAAGACAGGCATATAACCTATCAGAAAGAATCACAAACGTAACGAAGAGAGAACCCTTCATTATATACTCTGATTGAAAAGAGAAGTTATCGTTTCTTCAAAGCCAAAGTCACATTCATAGTTCCCTCTCAAGGTAAGGGTCTCGAGGAGAACTCGGGTTTAGATACTCAGAAACATCTGAGACATAACTTTTCAGCTTAGAGGTGGTTCGTGTGAGCCACCCTGCGTTCGCCTGCTCCATTTCCTCCTCCACTCTcctcctctcttcttcttccaacaTAGTGATCCTTCTCTTACCCATATACATCTTCACAGCCACCACACCTTCATTCACGACTTCCACCGGTGGGACCACGAGCGGGTTCTGGTCCACGTTCAGCTCCACCAGGCTCTCCAGCGTGCCGAAAGTGTCCGGGAGGGCGTGGATTTGGTTGTTGCTCAAGTCCAGCTTCTGGAGGCTAATGAGGTCGCCGAAGGAGGAAGGGAGATCCTTGAGGTCGCTGAAGTTACTGCTTAGGTTTAGGTACTCTAGGTTTGTGAGCAAGACGAAAGAGTCAGGTAGGCCGTGAAGTTCGTTGAAGTGGGCGTCGAGGTATGTTAGGGATCTCATTTCGCCTATGCTGCTTGGTAATGATCGGATCTTGTTGTATTGGATCATGAGCTTTTCTAGATTCACTAGCTCGGAGCCTATGTTGGTTGGTAAGTAGGTGAGACGGTTGAAGCTCACGTCCAAGACAACCAACGACCTGAGAGTTTGAATGTAAGAAAGTGGTTGAGATTGAttacaaaaactaaaacttgaCAAAGTGAGAGTTATGTATGTACCCGCAACGGCAGATGGAATCAGGCAAGGCGGTGAGCTTGTTAGTCGAGACATTCAGAATCTTCAGTTTGGATAGTAGACCGATAGAATCTGGTAATGTCTCCAGAAGATTACCGGAGACATCTAGTTCAACAAGACCATGCAATCCTGCTATTGAATCAGGAATAGCCTGTTGGACAATACACCTCGGTCAGAGTAAGACAAGTGAAACTCAGAAACTgagcttttgcaagttattttgtataactaaaaatgaaaaaaactaatGCAGCTAGAGCCATAGGTTCCAACTCAGAACAACCAAAGAAACCAATAGCATTGACATCAGCGGCATTCGCTTGCAGAACGTGAATCAACTTATTAGCCATAACTGGACCTATTCCTTTATATAACTAACTTATCGAGCACATGTTTGACTAATATCAAAGATAACAGAACCAAAAAGAAGCAGATATGTAGAATCTCTTTAAACTACAATAGACTACAAATCATTAACGACCAAAATCTCAGAcgcaaaaccaaaacaaacacaCATTAGCCGGAATCTCTTTAATATCACATCACTCTAGACATCATTATACAAAATATCTTTGAATCACACCAGAAAAAGCATTGTTTGTCACCAATAGAATAAGACCAAAACCAAATGCAACTAGTACTCTTGTGATCACTCCTTATCATCATTTACTAAACTGTATGCTCATCAGCGACTCTATAATTCCCCCCCAATCAATTTACGTTACCACATTCTCCAAGCTGTAGGATCTTAAACGAAAGTTGCATCTTTTAACATCAGACTAGACATGATTGATACAAAATGTCTTTGAATCACAACAGAAAAGGCATTGTTCGTCACCAATGGAATAAGGCCTAAACCAAATGCAACTAGTAACCTTGTGATTACTACTGAACATCTTCTACTAAAGGGGTTTCTCAATAGCGACTGTAGAATGTCCCCAATCAATTAGCGTTACAAAATCCCCAGATCTTTAGGATCTTAAACAAAAGTTGCATCTTTTAACATCTAGAGAAC of the Brassica rapa cultivar Chiifu-401-42 chromosome A03, CAAS_Brap_v3.01, whole genome shotgun sequence genome contains:
- the LOC103859383 gene encoding uncharacterized protein LOC103859383, with the translated sequence MFFSSDHPKHEFEESQQCKSRDAICYLCKNKVSLVEDESNAFYCCQGCGSNFHKDCLTVTYPKCHEHTLTFIRRKIPFPCDVCGQEFPDEMYGCLQCDFFVNRHCIYLPRVIKITRHSHRLSHVLRISDGDNVCGICRSLVDVGYGGYSCIDKTCNYVAHFHCIIRFNVWDGKDVEGEEVAASEADDVAPLLLVEDIDGESTWRHFSHDHDLLRVVEEQESEELCQACILPTYKTGKFLRCKECDFALHETCACLPRKMAHGLHVHPVTLHVETGDGFFICSVCNQYSCGLMSYKCNQKDCGFKMDVRCASFVEPFNHTALPHDPFYLGVDFNEYIYRCYGCRQRSRFTARCVQGSIDFDFKCLNLPGLIKYKCDDHPLTLYYDHRGHNSGWCEICEEIIEKGRIIYTCRHCFTTLHVDCILGKYPYLKCGHKIKVNGFEVEIASNNGASRPICQTCHRICQDKHVFNGKDQVCFCSVECIPSQACS
- the LOC103859384 gene encoding protein yippee-like At3g11230 — translated: MGRLFLVELEGKSYCCRHCKTDIALCDDVVSKSFQSRHGKAYLFSKVANVYAGKKEDRMMMTGMHTVVDIYCVKCGSYVGWRYEFAFEKSQKYKEGKSVLERYKVWGPDGNNYWVAQEVEAGDSDTDD
- the LOC103859385 gene encoding probable sugar phosphate/phosphate translocator At3g11320, with translation MKMAANGRFFTIGIVASWYSSNIGVLLLNKYLLSNYGFKYPIFLTMCHMTACSLLSYVAIAWMKMVPMQTIRSRVQFLKIAALSLVFCVSVVFGNISLRFLPVSFNQAIGATTPFFTAVFAYLITLKKEAWLTYVTLVPVVTGVVIASGSEPSFHLFGFIMCVAATAARALKSVLQGILLSSEGEKLNSMNLLLYMAPIAVVFLLPATLIMEKNVVGITIALARDDFRIVWYLLFNSALAYFVNLTNFLVTKHTSALTLQVLGNAKGAVAVVVSILIFKNPVSVTGMLGYSLTVIGVILYSEAKKRSK
- the LOC103859386 gene encoding plant intracellular Ras-group-related LRR protein 9; the encoded protein is MAADPNPKKFPVLSYVLARLPSFTPAKSSSSAPAFDVEQPPPQSSIEIEMPHLAEPGVLASMTKAITDVAETRSVLRTLGPRPDHEAVDRARAKLNEIEGMLSESFEDIALTEAAGEDEIEKRRREMDQEKTWCESILKLDEVHGSYEKLLSEAEERLVRIYEFAEKKAKVEEGEGGVEEVEVNEEVVGILQEALANPVERVDLSGRKLSLLPEAFGRIQGLLVLNLSNNQLQAIPDSIAGLHGLVELDVSGNLLETLPDSIGLLSKLKILNVSTNKLTALPDSICRCGSLVVLDVSFNRLTYLPTNIGSELVNLEKLMIQYNKIRSLPSSIGEMRSLTYLDAHFNELHGLPDSFVLLTNLEYLNLSSNFSDLKDLPSSFGDLISLQKLDLSNNQIHALPDTFGTLESLVELNVDQNPLVVPPVEVVNEGVVAVKMYMGKRRITMLEEEERRRVEEEMEQANAGWLTRTTSKLKSYVSDVSEYLNPSSPRDPYLEREL